The following coding sequences lie in one Steroidobacter denitrificans genomic window:
- a CDS encoding efflux RND transporter permease subunit, producing MKFTDFFIRRPALATALSLIILLLGLRAWTQMETRQYPNITSAEITVTTVYPGAGPETVQAYVTVPLQQAISSASGIDYMTATSEQGQSVITIEMQLGFDPDAALAQILSKVNQVQNLLPAGSLDPRIDSKVGGASAKMWIMFYGDELEQAQVNDYVLRVANPRIHSVPGVGTIDVVPAGTDPNANAYALRVWLDPMRMTARGVVAADVAGALAANNFVSAVGQTRNPQRQISINASTSLHDVDEFKQLVVRSVGTTQVRLEDVADVTLDTQNHNQMSFFNGHEAVAVGVNTTPAANELEVSAGVHAVIDELRQSLPPGLHIGMAYDAAKFINASLEEVFLTIGITLLVVVVVIFLFLGSLRSLLLPAIAIPLAIVGGGLLMLALGFTINLLSLLAIVLAIGLVVDDAIIVLENIQRLIDEGQPPFQAAINGARELATPIIVMTTTVVAVFLPIGFMGGLTGALFTEFAFTLVAAVVISSVIALTLTPMLCSRVLQPTSSTGLTHWLERGFNALRRGYDRSLEEVLTVRPLVLLAVGAVLASTPFLFLGSESELAPDEDQSIVTYAGVGPATATRSYLDKYNAQIHEFLSPENYPETELVWQISGVPPQGGAGANAVFGGANLKDWNERARTQMQLMPLMQGDLSKVTGLQTVAFSQPVLPGAAGLPVQFVLTSALGYDELSKAADTLMGAAYRSGHFAFLQKDLRIDAPAISLDIKRDVAASLGLSMSDIGRNLGTLLSEGMTGRFEMSGRSYQVVPLVPDAQRADINALNEYYLRGAGGERVPLNTVVDTRRTVQAQFLPQFQQLNSVTLQGVAAPGVTLGLALDTLGNLTHSELPGDYSIDYGGQSRQFVQQGSAVILTFVLSILLVYLLMVAQFESFRDPFIVLAAVPMSVFGALVFVYLGFTSLNIYTQVGLITLISLITKQSILVVEFANVIQETEGLDRMEAVKKASSIRLRPIIMTTAAMVFGVVPLLLASGPGAVSRYAIGLVIATGLTIGALISLYVVPVIYSYIAVDKRAQRSAGAISGS from the coding sequence ATGAAATTCACCGACTTTTTCATCCGGCGTCCGGCGCTGGCCACGGCGCTCAGCCTCATCATCCTGCTGCTGGGTCTGCGTGCCTGGACACAGATGGAAACGCGTCAGTATCCCAACATCACCAGTGCCGAGATTACCGTCACCACGGTCTACCCGGGTGCCGGTCCGGAGACGGTCCAGGCCTATGTCACCGTGCCTTTGCAGCAGGCCATCAGCAGCGCATCCGGCATCGATTACATGACCGCCACCAGCGAGCAGGGGCAGTCGGTCATCACGATCGAGATGCAGCTGGGGTTCGATCCGGATGCGGCGCTGGCGCAGATTCTGTCCAAGGTGAATCAGGTGCAGAACCTGCTGCCGGCCGGTAGCCTGGATCCGCGCATCGACTCCAAGGTCGGCGGTGCCAGCGCCAAGATGTGGATCATGTTCTATGGCGATGAGCTGGAGCAGGCGCAAGTCAACGACTATGTGCTGCGCGTCGCCAATCCTCGTATCCACAGCGTACCCGGCGTCGGTACGATCGACGTCGTCCCCGCCGGTACCGATCCCAACGCCAACGCCTATGCACTGCGCGTTTGGCTGGATCCGATGCGCATGACGGCACGCGGCGTCGTCGCTGCCGACGTGGCCGGCGCGCTGGCGGCCAACAACTTCGTCTCTGCGGTTGGACAGACGCGCAATCCGCAGCGGCAGATTTCAATCAACGCCAGTACGTCGCTGCACGATGTCGATGAGTTCAAACAACTCGTGGTACGCAGCGTAGGTACCACTCAAGTGCGCCTCGAGGACGTAGCCGACGTCACGCTGGATACGCAGAATCACAATCAGATGTCGTTCTTCAACGGCCACGAAGCGGTAGCCGTTGGCGTGAACACAACCCCGGCAGCCAATGAGCTGGAGGTATCGGCCGGAGTGCATGCTGTGATCGATGAGTTGCGCCAATCGTTGCCGCCGGGGCTGCACATCGGCATGGCTTACGATGCCGCCAAGTTCATCAACGCGTCGCTCGAAGAGGTGTTTCTGACCATTGGCATCACACTGCTGGTGGTGGTCGTGGTGATCTTCCTGTTCCTGGGTTCGCTGCGCTCATTGCTGCTGCCGGCGATCGCCATTCCGCTGGCGATCGTGGGGGGTGGCCTGCTCATGCTGGCGCTGGGGTTCACGATCAATCTGCTGTCGCTGCTGGCCATCGTACTGGCCATTGGCCTGGTGGTGGACGACGCCATCATCGTGCTGGAGAACATCCAGCGCCTGATCGATGAGGGGCAGCCGCCGTTTCAGGCGGCGATCAACGGCGCCCGCGAACTGGCGACACCCATCATCGTCATGACGACCACAGTCGTGGCGGTGTTTCTGCCCATCGGTTTCATGGGCGGCCTGACGGGCGCATTGTTCACCGAATTTGCATTCACGCTGGTGGCCGCGGTAGTGATCTCGAGCGTCATTGCACTCACGCTCACACCCATGCTGTGCTCCAGGGTACTGCAGCCGACTTCATCGACGGGACTGACGCACTGGCTGGAGCGCGGTTTCAACGCACTGCGCCGCGGCTATGACCGCTCGCTGGAAGAGGTGCTGACCGTGCGTCCACTGGTCCTGCTGGCGGTCGGCGCGGTGCTGGCCAGCACGCCGTTTTTGTTCCTGGGGAGTGAAAGCGAGCTGGCACCGGACGAGGACCAGAGCATCGTGACTTACGCCGGCGTCGGACCGGCCACCGCCACCCGCAGCTACCTGGACAAGTACAACGCGCAGATCCATGAATTTCTGAGTCCGGAGAATTATCCGGAAACCGAGCTGGTATGGCAGATCAGCGGCGTTCCGCCGCAGGGCGGCGCCGGTGCCAATGCCGTATTTGGCGGCGCCAATCTCAAGGATTGGAACGAGCGCGCGCGCACGCAGATGCAGCTCATGCCATTGATGCAAGGTGACTTGAGCAAGGTCACCGGCCTGCAGACGGTGGCGTTCTCACAGCCGGTGCTTCCAGGCGCCGCGGGACTGCCCGTACAGTTCGTGCTGACCTCGGCGCTCGGCTATGACGAGCTCAGCAAGGCCGCCGACACCCTCATGGGCGCGGCCTATCGAAGTGGTCATTTCGCCTTCCTGCAAAAAGATTTGCGCATCGATGCCCCGGCCATTTCCCTGGACATCAAGCGCGACGTGGCCGCCAGCCTGGGGCTGAGCATGAGCGATATCGGCCGGAATCTTGGGACCTTGCTGAGCGAAGGCATGACGGGCCGCTTCGAAATGTCGGGTCGCAGCTACCAGGTGGTTCCCCTGGTGCCCGACGCACAGCGCGCCGACATCAATGCTCTGAATGAATACTATCTGCGCGGCGCCGGCGGCGAACGGGTGCCCTTGAACACGGTGGTCGATACCCGCCGGACCGTGCAGGCTCAATTCCTGCCGCAGTTCCAGCAACTCAACTCGGTCACGCTCCAGGGCGTGGCCGCCCCCGGCGTTACGCTGGGGCTGGCGCTGGATACGCTCGGGAATCTGACCCACAGCGAGCTGCCTGGCGATTACAGCATCGATTACGGCGGCCAGTCGCGCCAGTTCGTACAACAGGGCAGTGCCGTGATTCTTACCTTCGTGCTGTCCATCCTGCTGGTCTACCTGTTGATGGTGGCGCAATTCGAAAGCTTCCGCGATCCATTCATCGTGCTGGCGGCGGTGCCTATGTCGGTCTTCGGCGCCCTGGTGTTCGTCTATCTGGGATTCACCAGCCTCAACATCTATACCCAGGTCGGCCTCATTACGCTCATCAGCTTGATCACCAAGCAGAGCATCCTGGTGGTGGAATTCGCCAATGTGATCCAGGAAACAGAGGGGCTGGATCGAATGGAGGCGGTCAAGAAGGCATCCAGCATTCGCTTGCGTCCCATCATCATGACCACCGCGGCCATGGTGTTTGGCGTGGTGCCTTTGTTGCTGGCCTCCGGCCCGGGCGCCGTCAGCCGCTATGCCATCGGCCTGGTGATCGCCACGGGACTTACCATTGGCGCGCTGATTTCGCTTTATGTGGTACCGGTCATCTACAGCTATATCGCCGTGGATAAACGCGCGCAACGTTCGGCCGGCGCTATTTCAGGGTCATGA
- a CDS encoding efflux RND transporter permease subunit, whose translation MARFFIDRPIFAWVIAIIVMLAGALSIFQLPISRYPTIAPPTVSISANYPGASAQVVEDSVTQIIEQNMKGLDGLIYMSATSESNGHASVTLTFASGTDPDIAQVQVQNKLQLALPLLPQDVQQQGVSVTKASEGFMMIVGFVSEGERMSRIDIADYLAANIVDPLSRVAGVGSTHLLGSQYAMRIWLDPNKLDIYKLTTADLMAAIRGQNQQVAMGQIGGTPAMTGQQLNVVINARGRLRTAEQFRAIVVRSNTDGSVLRLGDVARVELGSESYTVVGSYNGEPVAGIGISLATNANALATARGVREMIEQLQPAFPEGLKAVVPFDTTPFVRVSIISVVHTLIEAIVLVFLVMYLFLQNIRATLIPTIAVPVVLLGTFAVLAALGFSINMLTMFAMVLAIGLLVDDAIVVVENVERIMAEEGLSPLEATRKSMDQITGALIGIAMVLSAVFVPMAFMGGSTGVIYRQFSATIVAAMLLSVIVAIILTPALCATMLKPIENPQNQKKGFFGWFNRLFERSQRSYEGAVQGILSRTRRYLAVFAAMVVVMAVLFLRLPTSFLPEEDQGLLLTQVLAPVGATQERTLEVLKQVREFFLEQEQEAIGSVLTIQGFSFSGSGQNTGAAFIHLKNWDERTAPELHVKALAGRAMRAFSQIKDAMVFAFAPPAVPELGVSAGFIFYLKDDASLGHEALLAARNQFLGAAARNPLMVNVRPNGQDDAPQLRIDIDNDRAAALGLSTANINAVLGSAWGSQYVDDFIDRGRVKRVYMQADAEFRMRPEDFMRWSVRNARGEMVMFSAFGSAHWDYGSPRLERYNGVPAVQISGEAAPGVSSGTAMAEVEKLVEQLPRGISLEWTGTSYQERAAGAQTPLLYTLSLLVVFLCLAALYESWSIPTAVLLVAPLGILGAVLANTLRGMERDIYFQVAMLTTVGLSSKNAILIVEFAKTNYEKGMDLIDATMAAIRIRLRPILMTSLAFGLGVLPLAIATGAGSGAQRAIGTGVVGGMIAGSFLGLFFIPLFFVVVERLITRERRA comes from the coding sequence ATGGCGCGATTCTTCATCGACCGGCCGATCTTCGCCTGGGTCATCGCGATCATCGTCATGCTGGCCGGTGCGCTGTCCATTTTCCAGCTGCCGATTTCCCGCTACCCCACCATCGCGCCGCCGACGGTATCGATCTCGGCCAATTATCCCGGCGCATCGGCACAAGTCGTCGAGGATTCGGTGACACAGATCATCGAGCAGAACATGAAGGGCCTGGATGGCCTGATCTACATGTCGGCGACCAGTGAATCCAACGGCCACGCCTCGGTCACGCTGACCTTCGCCAGCGGCACCGATCCGGATATCGCCCAGGTCCAGGTGCAAAACAAGCTGCAGCTGGCTCTCCCGCTGCTGCCTCAGGACGTACAACAGCAAGGCGTCAGCGTCACCAAGGCCAGCGAAGGCTTCATGATGATCGTCGGCTTCGTGTCCGAGGGCGAGCGCATGAGCAGGATCGACATTGCCGACTATCTTGCCGCCAACATCGTCGACCCGCTCTCGCGCGTAGCCGGCGTCGGCTCCACACATCTGCTCGGCTCCCAGTATGCGATGCGCATCTGGCTGGATCCGAACAAGCTCGACATATACAAGCTGACCACGGCCGATCTCATGGCCGCCATCCGCGGCCAGAACCAGCAGGTCGCGATGGGGCAGATCGGCGGCACGCCGGCGATGACGGGCCAGCAGCTCAACGTCGTGATCAACGCCCGCGGCCGCTTGCGCACGGCCGAACAGTTCCGCGCCATCGTCGTGCGCAGCAACACCGACGGTTCGGTGCTCAGGCTCGGCGATGTCGCCCGCGTCGAGCTGGGCTCGGAAAGCTACACCGTCGTCGGCAGCTACAATGGCGAACCCGTCGCCGGCATCGGGATTTCGCTGGCGACCAACGCCAACGCGCTGGCCACCGCCCGCGGGGTGAGGGAGATGATCGAGCAGCTCCAACCGGCGTTTCCCGAAGGTTTGAAGGCGGTCGTGCCATTCGATACCACGCCGTTCGTGCGAGTTTCGATCATCAGCGTCGTACATACGCTCATCGAGGCCATCGTGCTGGTCTTCCTGGTGATGTACCTGTTCCTGCAGAACATCCGCGCCACCTTGATTCCGACGATCGCAGTGCCCGTGGTGTTGCTGGGAACATTCGCGGTGCTGGCGGCGCTGGGCTTCTCGATCAACATGCTGACCATGTTTGCGATGGTGCTGGCCATCGGCTTGCTGGTCGACGATGCGATCGTGGTCGTCGAGAACGTCGAACGCATCATGGCCGAAGAAGGTCTCTCGCCGCTGGAAGCCACACGCAAGTCGATGGACCAGATCACCGGCGCATTGATCGGCATCGCGATGGTGCTATCGGCGGTGTTCGTGCCGATGGCCTTCATGGGCGGATCCACGGGTGTGATCTACCGGCAATTCTCCGCCACGATCGTGGCCGCGATGCTCCTGTCGGTGATCGTGGCGATCATCCTGACGCCGGCACTGTGCGCCACGATGCTCAAGCCGATCGAGAATCCGCAGAACCAGAAAAAAGGTTTCTTCGGCTGGTTCAATCGCCTCTTCGAGCGCAGCCAACGCAGCTATGAGGGCGCGGTGCAGGGCATTCTGTCCCGCACCAGACGCTATCTGGCGGTATTTGCGGCCATGGTCGTGGTGATGGCCGTACTGTTCCTGCGCCTGCCGACGTCGTTCCTGCCCGAGGAAGACCAGGGCTTGCTGCTCACCCAGGTGCTGGCACCCGTCGGTGCAACACAGGAACGCACGCTGGAAGTGTTGAAACAGGTCCGTGAGTTTTTCCTGGAGCAGGAACAGGAAGCCATCGGTTCCGTGCTCACGATACAAGGCTTCAGCTTCAGCGGTTCCGGGCAAAATACCGGCGCGGCATTCATTCATCTCAAGAACTGGGACGAGCGCACCGCGCCGGAGCTGCATGTCAAAGCCCTCGCCGGACGCGCCATGCGGGCATTCAGCCAGATCAAAGACGCCATGGTATTTGCGTTCGCTCCCCCGGCCGTGCCGGAACTGGGCGTATCGGCAGGTTTCATTTTTTACCTCAAGGATGATGCCAGCCTGGGCCACGAGGCGCTGCTGGCGGCACGCAATCAGTTCCTGGGCGCCGCTGCGCGGAATCCATTGATGGTCAATGTTCGTCCCAATGGCCAGGACGACGCTCCGCAGCTACGCATCGATATCGACAACGACCGCGCCGCGGCATTGGGTCTGTCCACCGCGAATATCAATGCCGTGCTGGGCTCCGCCTGGGGCAGCCAGTATGTCGATGACTTCATCGACCGCGGCCGGGTCAAGCGGGTGTACATGCAGGCGGATGCGGAATTTCGCATGAGACCCGAGGACTTCATGCGCTGGTCGGTGCGCAATGCACGGGGCGAGATGGTCATGTTCAGCGCCTTCGGCAGCGCCCACTGGGATTACGGCTCGCCACGGCTGGAACGCTACAACGGCGTACCGGCGGTGCAGATCAGCGGCGAAGCCGCTCCGGGCGTGAGTTCGGGCACCGCCATGGCCGAGGTCGAGAAACTGGTCGAGCAACTGCCGCGGGGTATCAGCCTGGAGTGGACCGGCACGTCGTATCAGGAACGTGCGGCCGGTGCCCAGACACCCCTGCTGTACACACTGTCGCTGCTGGTCGTGTTCCTTTGTCTTGCGGCACTGTACGAGAGCTGGAGCATACCGACCGCCGTACTGCTGGTCGCCCCGCTGGGCATCCTCGGCGCGGTACTGGCCAACACGCTGCGCGGCATGGAGCGAGATATCTACTTCCAGGTAGCGATGCTGACCACCGTCGGCTTGTCCAGCAAAAACGCGATCCTGATCGTCGAGTTCGCCAAGACCAATTATGAAAAAGGCATGGATCTGATCGACGCCACGATGGCGGCGATACGCATTCGCCTGCGCCCCATCCTGATGACGTCGCTTGCCTTCGGGCTGGGCGTGCTGCCGCTGGCCATCGCCACCGGCGCCGGTTCCGGCGCGCAGCGCGCCATCGGTACCGGCGTCGTGGGCGGCATGATCGCCGGATCATTCCTCGGTCTGTTCTTCATCCCCCTGTTTTTCGTGGTGGTGGAACGGCTCATAACCCGCGAGAGACGAGCATAG
- a CDS encoding efflux RND transporter periplasmic adaptor subunit: protein MAVPARALTALFASAPLVLTLAACGTKAPPPAAPVAVNVVTIKPQTVVLTRELPGRTVPFLVAEVRPQVSGIVERRLFTEGSLVKAGQALYQLEDATYRAGYDSAKAALGRAQATLVTAQLNFKRTAELVKIDAVSAQDFEDATAVARQAEADVMAAEAAVQSSRVTLGYARITAPISGRIGRSSVTQGALVTANQAEPLATIQQLDPIYIDVTAPSNEILSLRRELAAGRLEKTSDLPVTILLEDGSRYDHDGKLAFLEVTVDPTTGSFTLRVDVPNPKHLLLPGMYVRTIIAAGIRHGALLVPQRGILRDATGHTSALIVDADGKVERRVVQVNRTIGDQWLVESGLAAGERVIVEGLQKIQPGIPVQASELPTAAAPGDPSAPAASPAH, encoded by the coding sequence ATGGCTGTCCCCGCTCGTGCCTTAACAGCGCTATTTGCGTCGGCACCGCTCGTTCTGACCTTGGCCGCCTGTGGCACCAAGGCCCCGCCGCCGGCCGCTCCCGTCGCGGTCAACGTGGTCACCATCAAGCCCCAGACCGTCGTGCTGACCCGCGAACTGCCGGGACGCACGGTGCCGTTCCTGGTGGCCGAAGTACGTCCTCAGGTCAGCGGCATCGTCGAGCGCCGTCTGTTCACCGAAGGCAGCCTGGTCAAGGCCGGCCAGGCGCTCTACCAACTCGAGGATGCAACCTATCGGGCCGGTTACGACAGCGCCAAGGCCGCCTTGGGGCGGGCACAGGCGACGCTCGTGACCGCACAACTCAATTTCAAGCGGACGGCGGAACTGGTGAAGATCGACGCGGTCAGCGCCCAGGACTTCGAGGACGCCACCGCCGTCGCGCGCCAGGCCGAAGCCGACGTGATGGCTGCGGAAGCCGCCGTGCAGAGCAGCCGGGTCACGCTTGGCTATGCACGGATCACCGCGCCGATCAGCGGCCGCATCGGCAGATCCTCGGTCACCCAGGGCGCCCTGGTCACCGCCAATCAGGCCGAACCGCTGGCGACCATCCAGCAACTCGATCCGATCTATATCGATGTCACCGCTCCCAGTAACGAAATTCTATCGCTGCGCCGGGAACTGGCCGCCGGCAGGCTCGAGAAGACCAGCGATCTACCGGTGACGATCCTGCTGGAAGACGGCTCGCGTTACGATCACGACGGCAAGCTGGCTTTTCTCGAGGTCACCGTGGATCCGACCACCGGCAGCTTTACGCTGCGGGTGGACGTACCCAACCCCAAACATCTTTTGTTGCCCGGCATGTACGTGCGCACGATCATCGCCGCCGGCATACGTCATGGCGCACTGCTGGTGCCCCAGCGCGGCATTCTGCGCGATGCCACCGGCCATACCAGCGCGTTGATCGTGGATGCCGACGGCAAGGTCGAACGGCGTGTCGTGCAAGTCAACCGGACGATCGGGGATCAGTGGCTGGTCGAAAGCGGCCTGGCCGCGGGCGAGCGGGTAATCGTCGAGGGACTACAGAAGATCCAGCCCGGTATCCCGGTGCAGGCCAGCGAGTTGCCCACCGCCGCGGCTCCCGGCGATCCCTCCGCACCTGCCGCATCCCCAGCACATTAA
- a CDS encoding TIGR03617 family F420-dependent LLM class oxidoreductase — MKLYETGVGTQHRQAVSGVRKCHLEQGEHGKQPSQMKDHGCSPGPPADNITAGASDRGENYMTMSRKRFKLERRLNFGNAYEAQSGGGLERVLAEPDWTCIPEQVRETEHLGYDALVAAEIPIDPYLPLVIASQVPARLTLATGIAVALARSPVSTAYTAWELQRMSQGRFMLGLGSQVKGHIVRRFSMPWSSPAQRMREYIKLVKACWHTWQTGAPLDFQGECYRVNLMPPAMCLPPQSHPDIPVQLAAVGEHMLGVAGEVCEGVRLHSFCSRKYIEQIALPSLRAGFARSGRSEEEWERFEVAGGGMVVTGADADEVQRGVLEVRKRLAFYASTPAYRIQMEIEGFGEQAEKLTWMSKEGRWNEMLEVFTEEMAHRYAAIGTYDAIVERIRERFDLVSAVQFSIPIRTAADSGMLRELIQDLKA, encoded by the coding sequence ATGAAGCTATACGAAACCGGCGTGGGTACGCAACACAGGCAGGCGGTGAGCGGTGTGCGCAAGTGTCACCTCGAGCAGGGCGAACATGGAAAGCAGCCGTCGCAGATGAAGGATCATGGCTGTTCTCCCGGCCCGCCAGCCGATAACATTACCGCTGGAGCGAGCGATCGCGGGGAGAATTACATGACCATGTCCAGGAAACGCTTCAAGCTGGAGCGTCGCCTCAATTTCGGCAATGCCTATGAGGCGCAAAGCGGCGGCGGCCTGGAGCGAGTACTCGCCGAACCGGACTGGACCTGTATCCCGGAGCAGGTGCGGGAAACGGAGCATCTGGGTTATGACGCGCTGGTTGCCGCGGAGATCCCGATCGATCCCTACCTGCCGCTGGTCATTGCCAGTCAAGTGCCCGCTCGCCTGACCCTGGCCACGGGAATCGCCGTGGCGCTGGCCAGAAGTCCGGTCTCGACCGCGTATACCGCCTGGGAACTGCAACGCATGAGCCAAGGCCGCTTCATGCTCGGGCTGGGCTCCCAGGTCAAGGGGCACATCGTGCGGCGCTTCTCGATGCCCTGGTCCAGCCCGGCGCAACGCATGCGTGAGTATATAAAACTCGTCAAGGCTTGCTGGCATACCTGGCAGACGGGTGCGCCCTTGGATTTTCAAGGCGAGTGCTACCGCGTCAATCTCATGCCTCCGGCCATGTGTCTTCCGCCGCAGTCCCATCCGGATATTCCCGTGCAGCTGGCCGCAGTGGGCGAACACATGCTGGGGGTCGCGGGCGAGGTTTGCGAGGGGGTACGGCTGCATAGTTTTTGTTCGCGCAAGTATATCGAACAGATCGCCCTGCCCAGCCTCAGGGCAGGTTTCGCACGCTCGGGCCGGTCTGAAGAGGAATGGGAGCGTTTCGAGGTGGCCGGCGGCGGCATGGTGGTCACCGGCGCCGATGCGGACGAGGTGCAGCGCGGGGTTCTGGAGGTCCGCAAACGGCTGGCTTTCTATGCCTCCACGCCGGCCTACCGGATTCAGATGGAGATCGAGGGTTTCGGTGAGCAGGCGGAGAAATTGACGTGGATGTCGAAGGAGGGCCGATGGAACGAAATGCTCGAGGTCTTCACGGAGGAAATGGCGCATCGCTATGCCGCTATCGGAACTTATGACGCCATCGTCGAGCGTATCCGCGAGCGCTTCGATCTGGTGAGCGCGGTGCAGTTCTCGATTCCCATTCGTACCGCGGCCGATTCGGGCATGCTGCGAGAGCTCATCCAGGATCTCAAGGCTTAG
- a CDS encoding AraC family transcriptional regulator, whose product MHNQSVHIHFVRVTLANARAQHLDTDALLARCGIFPQLLQLEDARVNARQFADLQTAVMRAMEDEFLGYGARAVRLGSWSVLCHWLIHSRFLGQTIKRFCHFHALMERGFDARLRMTKNTAAVEVAPWATSNKPSVYGYELFLFTFHRLLCWMTREKVPIKRMNLPYPMPGHHREYQYMFRGCPVYFDQDSCSISFQRSLLALPVRQNPASLAEFLRQPMYEIIVQDYDRSSWTARVRELIAHDPAGAGSLSEIARRLGTNDYSLRRRLAKEGYAFIDLKREVKRDLAIHLLARHRHSVEEIAFKTGFSEASAFIRAFKQWTGVTPRTYRKESRR is encoded by the coding sequence ATGCACAATCAGTCGGTCCACATCCACTTTGTCCGCGTCACGCTGGCAAACGCCCGGGCGCAGCACCTGGATACCGATGCTCTGCTCGCCAGATGCGGCATCTTTCCCCAGTTGCTCCAATTGGAGGACGCCCGGGTCAACGCCCGCCAGTTCGCGGACCTGCAGACCGCGGTGATGCGGGCGATGGAGGACGAATTTCTCGGCTATGGCGCTCGAGCGGTGCGGCTCGGCTCCTGGTCGGTCTTGTGCCACTGGCTGATTCATAGCCGGTTTCTGGGGCAGACCATCAAGCGTTTCTGCCATTTTCACGCCTTGATGGAACGCGGCTTCGATGCTCGCCTGAGGATGACGAAGAATACCGCGGCGGTCGAGGTCGCTCCCTGGGCGACTTCGAACAAGCCGTCGGTATACGGTTATGAATTGTTCCTGTTCACCTTCCACCGTCTGCTGTGCTGGATGACCCGGGAAAAGGTGCCCATCAAGCGCATGAATCTGCCCTACCCCATGCCCGGCCATCATCGCGAGTACCAGTACATGTTCCGGGGTTGCCCGGTATATTTCGATCAGGACAGCTGTTCGATCAGCTTCCAGCGCAGCCTGTTGGCACTGCCGGTGCGTCAGAATCCGGCTTCGCTCGCCGAATTCCTGCGCCAGCCCATGTACGAAATCATCGTTCAGGACTACGATCGTTCCAGCTGGACCGCTCGCGTAAGGGAACTCATCGCCCACGATCCGGCAGGCGCCGGCTCGTTATCGGAAATTGCCCGCCGGCTGGGAACCAACGACTACAGTCTTCGCCGGCGCCTGGCGAAAGAGGGCTATGCCTTCATCGACCTCAAGAGGGAAGTCAAAAGAGACCTGGCCATCCACCTGCTCGCCAGACACCGGCATAGCGTGGAAGAAATCGCGTTCAAGACCGGTTTTTCGGAAGCCAGCGCGTTCATCCGGGCCTTCAAGCAATGGACCGGCGTGACGCCCCGGACTTATCGCAAGGAGAGTAGACGATAA
- a CDS encoding acetyl-CoA C-acetyltransferase produces MVNTAYIYDAIRTPRGRGKADGSLHEVKPVVLGAGLLRELQRRHDLDTARVDDVVMGCVTPVGEQGGDITKTVVQYADWDISVPGVQIDRFCASALEAVNLAAMKVASGWEELVVAGGVESMSRVRMGAAGGSWLNDPGIAIKERSIPQGVGADTIATLDGWKRRDVDAFALLSQQRAHHAQANGFFDRSVVPVRDVLGSMILEKDEFIKPNTTMEGLAKLKPSFAAMGAMGFDEMMIGKYPQLGCIDHVHTPGNSSGIVDGASAALIGSEQAGKDLGLTPRGRIVATAVISTDPTIMLAGPGPAAKKCLAKAGLEVADIDLFEINEAFASVALRFMQDLGIDREITNVNGGAIAMGHPLGATGCMLIGTLLDELERRKLRRGLVALCVGGGQGIATIIERV; encoded by the coding sequence ATGGTCAACACGGCGTATATCTATGACGCAATCCGCACCCCGCGTGGGCGGGGCAAGGCGGACGGATCGCTGCACGAGGTCAAGCCCGTGGTGCTCGGCGCGGGCCTGCTTCGAGAGCTGCAACGCCGCCATGACCTTGATACCGCACGCGTGGACGACGTGGTCATGGGGTGTGTGACCCCGGTGGGCGAGCAGGGCGGCGACATCACCAAAACCGTCGTCCAGTATGCCGATTGGGACATCAGCGTTCCCGGCGTCCAAATCGACCGTTTTTGCGCCTCCGCTCTCGAGGCGGTCAACCTGGCGGCGATGAAGGTGGCTTCCGGCTGGGAAGAACTGGTGGTTGCCGGCGGCGTGGAATCGATGTCCCGGGTCAGGATGGGCGCGGCGGGCGGCTCCTGGTTGAATGATCCCGGGATCGCGATCAAGGAGCGCTCCATCCCACAGGGTGTCGGTGCCGACACGATTGCGACTCTCGATGGCTGGAAACGCCGGGATGTCGATGCATTCGCATTGCTTTCGCAACAGCGCGCTCATCATGCACAGGCCAACGGTTTTTTCGACAGGTCCGTGGTGCCGGTGCGGGATGTCCTGGGATCGATGATTCTCGAGAAGGACGAGTTCATCAAGCCGAATACGACGATGGAGGGGCTGGCGAAGCTCAAACCCTCTTTCGCCGCGATGGGCGCCATGGGTTTCGATGAAATGATGATCGGCAAATATCCGCAACTCGGCTGCATCGATCATGTGCACACGCCCGGCAATTCCTCGGGCATCGTCGATGGCGCTTCCGCGGCGCTGATCGGTAGCGAACAGGCCGGCAAGGATCTGGGCCTCACGCCGCGCGGGCGCATCGTGGCTACCGCAGTGATTTCCACCGATCCCACCATCATGTTGGCGGGGCCGGGTCCCGCCGCGAAAAAGTGCCTGGCCAAGGCCGGCCTCGAGGTGGCCGATATCGACCTGTTCGAGATCAATGAAGCCTTTGCATCCGTGGCGCTGCGCTTCATGCAGGATCTCGGTATCGATCGAGAGATCACCAACGTCAACGGCGGCGCGATTGCGATGGGGCATCCCCTGGGAGCCACGGGCTGCATGCTGATCGGCACGCTCCTCGACGAATTGGAGCGGCGCAAGCTCAGGCGTGGCCTGGTGGCCTTGTGCGTGGGCGGCGGCCAGGGTATCGCCACGATCATCGAACGCGTCTGA